The following proteins come from a genomic window of Nitrosopumilus sp.:
- the glnA gene encoding type I glutamate--ammonia ligase → MNADQVLQTIQDEKISFIDFWFVDIFGELHNVGMPSYAIDKDSFVNGLEKLDASSIVGFKSVNHSDMILLPDPSSFKILPNDYDPGNRKNARIFCDLYDGNSNKESRYNRDSRGIANKASEKLSDFGLTHTNWGPEIEFFVFDTINVYPSPYAATHSYGGSGYSIESKESPWAKGNVSTAIDLKEGYYPSQPKDTLEGFRKDICDDLYNYFGIKIEAEHHEVATSGQCEINLVYDEMIAMADNVIAVKNLVKVKAKRKNKVATFMPKPIFGDNASAMHTHQSLWNGKTNVMYDKDDEEAQMSQTGRYYIGGILNHASALCAISNPTTNSYKRLVPGFEAPVNVCWGLGNRSAAIRVPMYNRNQEKSKRLEYRVPDPTANIYLLEAALLLAGLDGIKNKIDPGNPIEENVYKLSAEKKREYKIGTLPVSLKDALDSLNSDSNFLEDVFTKDFLDAYSEIKYKEYTAFAQTPTAWEVSMYADA, encoded by the coding sequence TTGAATGCCGATCAAGTTCTACAGACTATACAAGATGAAAAAATTTCATTTATTGATTTTTGGTTTGTAGATATTTTTGGTGAACTTCATAATGTGGGGATGCCAAGCTATGCAATTGATAAAGATAGTTTTGTAAATGGTCTTGAAAAACTCGATGCAAGTTCAATTGTTGGATTCAAATCTGTAAATCATTCTGATATGATTTTACTACCTGATCCATCGTCATTTAAAATTCTCCCAAATGATTATGATCCTGGTAATCGGAAAAATGCACGAATATTCTGTGATTTGTATGATGGCAATTCGAACAAAGAGTCTAGATATAATCGTGATTCTAGAGGAATTGCCAATAAAGCATCTGAAAAACTGTCTGATTTTGGTTTAACTCATACCAATTGGGGTCCTGAAATAGAGTTTTTTGTATTTGATACTATCAATGTTTATCCTTCCCCCTATGCTGCGACGCATTCGTATGGTGGTTCAGGATATTCTATTGAATCAAAAGAATCTCCTTGGGCTAAAGGCAATGTCAGTACTGCTATAGATCTCAAAGAAGGATACTATCCATCGCAACCTAAGGATACGCTTGAGGGATTTCGAAAAGATATCTGTGATGATCTGTATAATTACTTTGGAATAAAAATAGAAGCAGAACATCACGAAGTTGCGACTTCGGGTCAATGTGAAATTAATTTAGTATATGATGAGATGATTGCAATGGCAGATAATGTAATTGCAGTTAAAAATTTGGTGAAAGTTAAAGCTAAAAGAAAAAATAAAGTTGCAACTTTTATGCCAAAGCCAATTTTTGGTGATAATGCTTCAGCAATGCATACTCATCAAAGTTTGTGGAATGGAAAAACGAATGTGATGTATGATAAAGATGATGAAGAGGCACAAATGAGTCAAACTGGAAGATACTACATTGGTGGGATTTTAAACCACGCTTCAGCTTTGTGTGCAATTTCAAACCCTACTACAAATTCTTACAAACGTCTTGTTCCCGGTTTTGAAGCACCTGTAAATGTTTGCTGGGGGTTAGGAAATAGATCTGCTGCAATTAGAGTTCCAATGTATAATAGAAATCAAGAAAAAAGCAAGAGACTAGAATATCGCGTACCTGATCCAACTGCAAATATCTATCTGTTAGAAGCCGCATTACTGCTAGCTGGATTGGATGGAATAAAAAATAAAATTGATCCTGGAAATCCTATTGAAGAAAATGTATACAAACTTTCTGCCGAAAAGAAACGAGAATACAAAATTGGAACTTTACCTGTTTCATTGAAGGATGCACTTGATTCTCTAAATAGTGATTCGAATTTCTTAGAAGATGTTTTTACAAAAGATTTTCTTGATGCATATTCTGAGATAAAATACAAAGAATACACTGCGTTTGCCCAAACTCCTACAGCTTGGGAAGTTTCAATGTATGCAGATGCTTGA
- the purM gene encoding phosphoribosylformylglycinamidine cyclo-ligase, which translates to MALTYKKAGVDISKIKQSQQAIGKLIASTHKLQKKAKIAHGFGHYAGIVEIPGGKLLATHTDGVGTKVIIANMMKKYNTIGIDCVAMNVNDVICIGATPISFVDYIAANKNDATIFKKIVEGLVTGAKKSSMPIVGGETAIMPDVIDGKGFAFDLAGMVVGLVDKKDLVLGNKINVGDVIVGANSTGIHSNGYSLARKAILGKYSIKDKVKGIGTIGNALLAPTEIYTNPVLEIIQKCKVNGLAHITGGAFTKLLRLKKIGYEIESLPKIPPIMGLVEEQGVKLEEMYKTFNMGVGFCVIAPKEQAVRIKSIFKKHKIQSQEIGKIIPKKGVFVNSIKIA; encoded by the coding sequence ATGGCGTTAACCTACAAAAAAGCAGGAGTGGACATTTCTAAAATCAAACAAAGTCAGCAAGCAATTGGTAAATTAATTGCATCAACTCATAAACTTCAGAAAAAAGCAAAGATAGCACACGGTTTTGGCCATTATGCAGGAATTGTTGAGATCCCCGGAGGAAAACTTTTGGCAACACACACAGATGGTGTTGGAACCAAAGTAATTATTGCAAACATGATGAAAAAATACAACACAATAGGAATTGATTGTGTTGCAATGAATGTTAATGATGTTATCTGCATTGGTGCAACACCTATCTCATTTGTAGACTATATCGCTGCAAACAAAAATGATGCAACAATATTCAAAAAAATTGTCGAGGGATTAGTGACGGGTGCAAAAAAATCTTCAATGCCGATTGTCGGAGGAGAGACTGCAATTATGCCAGATGTGATTGATGGGAAAGGATTTGCATTTGATTTAGCAGGGATGGTAGTAGGATTAGTAGATAAAAAAGATTTGGTGCTTGGAAATAAAATAAACGTAGGGGATGTGATTGTAGGTGCAAATAGTACAGGAATTCATTCAAACGGATATTCGCTTGCAAGAAAAGCAATTTTAGGAAAATATTCTATAAAAGATAAAGTAAAAGGAATAGGAACAATAGGTAATGCATTGTTAGCGCCTACTGAAATATATACAAATCCAGTACTAGAGATAATTCAAAAATGTAAAGTCAATGGTTTGGCCCACATTACAGGAGGGGCATTTACCAAGCTATTACGCCTCAAGAAAATTGGATATGAGATTGAGTCCCTACCAAAAATTCCACCAATCATGGGATTAGTTGAAGAACAAGGGGTAAAGCTCGAAGAAATGTATAAGACGTTTAACATGGGAGTAGGATTCTGTGTTATTGCACCAAAAGAACAGGCAGTGCGAATTAAATCAATATTCAAAAAACACAAGATACAAAGTCAGGAAATAGGAAAGATTATTCCCAAGAAAGGTGTTTTTGTAAACTCGATAAAAATTGCTTAA
- a CDS encoding cation:proton antiporter — MVEAHLIETIIGIGILLFAAKLMAELFLRLKLPIVLGELLAGMIVGPFALGAFFVVDGKQLLQINDEIRILGEMGAIVILFMAGLEMTPKEFLKGGKASFTVGTLGVVVPFFAGLVVFQMFGFDALQSMLIATALTATSIAISIQVLSEFGKIKTPEARLIIGAAVVDDILAIAVLSVVSSIAGSDGGIDNIDISEIVITILQVLGFFAIMLIVAVVVIPKIITPRLWKAKGSVEGIATASFFGAAALAGSIGLSPIVGAFAVGMALSTTKVFEKVENYIGKIGLIFAPLFFAIIGAQVDLRAVDLNILILSGVVIVVAIVTKLFGCGLPAMMFLKSKQQGMRVGIGMISRGEVGLIVAGVGVTAGILTSEVYSTIIIMVAVTTIITPIWLKMEYRKEQKSGSAPSEQNIEQK; from the coding sequence ATGGTAGAGGCACACTTAATTGAAACAATTATCGGTATAGGAATTCTTCTTTTTGCAGCTAAACTAATGGCAGAGTTATTCCTCAGATTAAAACTGCCAATTGTATTAGGTGAACTTTTGGCAGGAATGATTGTAGGACCATTTGCATTAGGGGCATTTTTTGTAGTAGATGGAAAACAGTTGCTGCAAATCAATGATGAGATACGAATACTAGGAGAGATGGGCGCAATTGTGATTTTGTTTATGGCAGGACTTGAAATGACACCTAAAGAATTCCTAAAGGGTGGAAAAGCATCATTTACTGTCGGTACGCTGGGAGTGGTGGTCCCATTCTTTGCAGGACTCGTGGTTTTTCAAATGTTCGGATTTGATGCATTACAATCAATGCTTATTGCAACAGCACTAACAGCTACAAGTATCGCAATTTCAATTCAAGTTCTAAGTGAATTTGGCAAAATAAAAACTCCCGAAGCTAGACTCATTATTGGCGCAGCAGTTGTAGATGACATTTTAGCAATTGCAGTATTATCAGTAGTGTCATCTATTGCAGGATCCGATGGAGGAATTGACAATATTGACATTTCTGAAATAGTAATAACAATTTTGCAGGTATTAGGATTCTTTGCAATAATGCTTATAGTAGCAGTAGTTGTCATCCCAAAAATAATCACACCACGGCTATGGAAAGCAAAGGGAAGTGTGGAAGGAATAGCAACGGCATCATTTTTTGGAGCAGCAGCTCTTGCAGGGTCAATAGGGCTATCACCTATTGTAGGGGCATTTGCAGTAGGAATGGCATTATCAACTACAAAAGTATTTGAAAAAGTGGAAAATTACATTGGAAAAATTGGATTAATTTTTGCACCATTATTCTTTGCAATTATTGGTGCACAAGTTGATCTGAGAGCAGTTGATTTGAATATTTTGATATTAAGTGGCGTAGTTATTGTAGTAGCAATTGTCACAAAATTGTTTGGATGTGGATTGCCTGCAATGATGTTTTTGAAAAGCAAACAGCAAGGAATGCGAGTAGGAATCGGAATGATCTCAAGAGGAGAAGTAGGGCTGATTGTTGCTGGAGTAGGAGTAACTGCAGGAATTTTAACATCTGAAGTTTATTCTACAATCATAATCATGGTAGCAGTGACAACTATTATCACACCAATATGGTTAAAGATGGAATACAGGAAAGAGCAAAAAAGTGGTTCAGCACCTAGCGAACAAAATATCGAGCAGAAATAA
- a CDS encoding PAC2 family protein: MQKEFPEAEIFEIKKIELNSPIIFAGFVGAGLVGPLAINHIIEKLKMQQIAVMRSKYLPPSTVFMRGRLRHPFRFYANPEGTICAIICEITLRMEGLYSLVGEILDWAEEKGSKEIVILDGVASIGHDDKAYCAAEEDLVRTMAEKDISMIPQGFITGIPGGILNECLVREIQGLTLLAKANKVAPDSGAAATLIEALNRFYDLNIDTKQLEDEKDRFHSEFSELSQKYVEHREEIAGMYM; the protein is encoded by the coding sequence GTGCAGAAAGAATTTCCAGAAGCCGAAATCTTTGAGATAAAGAAAATAGAATTAAACAGTCCGATAATTTTTGCAGGATTTGTAGGTGCAGGTCTAGTAGGACCTCTTGCAATAAACCACATCATTGAGAAACTGAAAATGCAACAAATAGCAGTAATGAGATCAAAATATCTTCCACCATCAACAGTTTTCATGAGAGGGAGACTACGGCATCCATTTAGATTTTATGCAAATCCAGAGGGAACAATATGTGCAATAATTTGTGAAATAACATTGAGAATGGAAGGGTTGTATTCACTAGTAGGAGAAATTTTAGATTGGGCAGAAGAGAAAGGCTCAAAAGAAATTGTAATTTTAGACGGGGTTGCAAGTATAGGACATGATGACAAAGCATATTGTGCAGCTGAAGAAGATTTGGTACGAACCATGGCAGAAAAAGACATCAGTATGATCCCACAGGGATTTATCACAGGAATTCCAGGAGGGATATTAAACGAATGCTTGGTAAGGGAAATCCAAGGACTGACATTATTAGCAAAAGCAAACAAAGTCGCACCTGATTCAGGAGCAGCCGCCACCCTGATTGAAGCACTGAATAGATTCTATGATTTGAACATTGACACAAAACAACTAGAAGATGAGAAAGATAGATTCCACTCAGAATTTAGTGAGTTATCTCAGAAATATGTAGAGCACAGAGAAGAGATAGCTGGAATGTATATGTGA